The proteins below are encoded in one region of Paralysiella testudinis:
- a CDS encoding amino acid ABC transporter permease, whose product MSFRFDIIYEYREMFFYGALTTLGITVVSTFAGTILGLIGALARVIRAEKGGFPVKVIIWLARQVSLLYVTLFRGTPLFVQIFIWYFVWFPILINPTDGLLISGDAAMELRRNYGALIAGTLALSVNAGAYITEIFRAGIQSIDRGQVEAARSLGLSYPQAMRHIILPQAVRRMLPPFGNEFITLLKDSSLVSAIAVAELAFVARSVAGRYSVYEEPYYTIALIYLVMTMGLSWLFSWLEKRYNTGYER is encoded by the coding sequence ATGTCTTTTCGTTTTGACATTATCTACGAATACCGTGAAATGTTTTTTTACGGCGCCCTCACCACATTGGGCATCACCGTGGTTTCCACATTTGCTGGCACCATTTTGGGCTTGATTGGCGCACTGGCTCGGGTAATCCGCGCCGAAAAAGGCGGCTTTCCGGTTAAGGTGATTATCTGGCTAGCACGGCAAGTGTCTTTGCTGTACGTTACCCTGTTTCGTGGCACACCTTTGTTTGTGCAGATTTTTATCTGGTATTTCGTCTGGTTCCCCATACTCATCAACCCCACCGACGGCCTATTGATTAGCGGCGATGCGGCGATGGAGTTGCGGCGCAACTACGGCGCACTGATTGCGGGCACGCTGGCCTTGTCGGTGAATGCCGGTGCCTACATCACCGAAATTTTCCGCGCCGGTATCCAGTCGATAGACCGCGGCCAAGTGGAAGCGGCGCGTTCGCTGGGCTTAAGCTACCCGCAAGCCATGCGCCACATCATCCTGCCGCAAGCAGTACGGCGTATGCTGCCACCGTTTGGCAATGAATTCATCACCTTGCTGAAAGACAGCTCGCTGGTATCGGCGATTGCGGTGGCTGAGCTGGCCTTTGTGGCGCGCTCAGTAGCCGGGCGCTATTCAGTATACGAAGAGCCGTATTACACCATTGCCCTGATTTACTTGGTGATGACCATGGGTTTGAGCTGGCTGTTCTCGTGGCTGGAAAAACGCTACAACACCGGCTACGAACGTTAA